GTTCAGTCACAGTCCTGCCCCCCTTCATgatattgtagttgttgttaagAGTATTCTCTCTTGATCACACAGAAACAACAACCTTGCTCTAATTAGAACAACAACGACTACGGTTTCGCTCCTGAGATGCGGCACGTCGGTGACCATACCATACCAATAAAACACCTACCACTTGCTGAACGTCAAAACGAGAAACCGccatttataaaattgtatcacattttattaacttaaaatattactaaaacttatattataatatttcaacTAATATTACACGCCATTTAATAGAGCATCCAAATTAAGTAGGAATTTGCTGGCCTCTCAAGAAAGCCATTTGCTGCTGGTGAAAGATCAGCTGTCGATATGTTTCATCGTacagctgttgttgctgttgcagttgcagtagttgttgttgcaatacATGCGCTTGTTGTTGATGGAACTGCCACACCTGCTGCTCATGCATTGCCCGCTGAGTGGCATCTATTTCTTGTGGCGTGGGGAAATAGACTGCGTTCGGCAACTGGGGATGAGGTACGCCCGTAAGTAAAGGCCCAAATGCAGATTCATTGCCAGCAATACCACCTGCTGCCACTTCCGGACTCACAGTCCAATAGTTACCACGTCCGGGGTCGCCCAAAGGTCGTGGTACTTTCAGGAAATGTGAGTTCGTGCTCAGTGTCTGTCTTATCTGATTCTGCCAGCCCTGCTCATCTTTTCGGTAGTAAGGGTAGTTTTCACTAATCCAATTCTGTATAGCACTCAAAGTCAGTTTACCCTCAGGACTGCTGCGAATCGCCATGGTCACCAAAGCGCTATATGTATGGTTGGGACGATTTCCGCAGTTTCCTTCGTTAGACGACATCGATTCGTTCGGTGACATGGATATATCAGATGGTGGTGGTGTCAGAGTTGGGTTGGTGCCGTCATCGTTCGCTAACAAATTACGAATCGCGAAGCTTGATTCTAAATGTTGGGCCATTGCGAATAACTGTTGGAGAGCTGAGTGGTTATGAGCTAAGTAAAATCTCAAGTGATATTCTGTGCGGAAGTCAAAAGATGACTGATGACTTTTGCTTTacaaattttcctttttataccctaaagCATTTCTGTATCCCAAAGAGTTGGGTTAACTCCGACTTATGGCCAAAGTGCGGCCAGAAAATCAAGGTCAACAAAGGAGATCTAAGCTGACGCAACCTATGAAACCGAAGTCAAAAGACTGACGTTGTAAATTCTAGTGAAGCAAGAacaatgtaatttaaaaacaatagaaGGTGATATaaaaaagagtataaaatgtcaTCTCAGGTAAAACAGCGACACCGACTCGGTCATCAGAGTACTAAGTTCACCTTTTCTTTTGGTGATCTAACTAAGGGACAGGTAGACGAATGGCGCTTATGCCTTAGTAATGGATGTTCGGTAGCTTTTCGGTGTGGTAAATGTTCAAGGTAACCTAGCGGTTATCcagaaatacgagtatatacttttCAAGGCCACTCGATTGACCGATGAAGTTTAATTGTGTAAAAGAGACTATGCTTTTTAAAAGGCACTTCTTTAATAAGCTTTGACAATAAAGAAGTTTGGAGTACAGACAATATAGTACATTTTTCTACAGAAGTCATTTAGAGCAGCATTGATCTTTTACCTGAAAAAAGCTagcttttgttttcataatgtattgttctaaaatattttttatgctgtACTTATGAAGTATGGTGACCTCAGAACAAACGGCTAGGTTTTAAGGCCGCAGTTGTGGGCCACATTGTGACCTTGGTTATCTAATTTACTAGAATAACCTACATACCTCTGACAATACAGTATATTCCCCTGTGATAGTGTGGGATGGAGCAGTTTTGAATCATTGCgggatatatatatgtatatattacttaTAAAGAAGTATATTGTGTGATATATGACTgatgattgaaaatttttttttgaatttccatATTTCCGTTTGTGCACCAGAGATCatgcatattgaaaaatttttcatataatctAAAGTTTCATTGGCTTTATTGATCccagaattgtataaaacaacCTCCAGCCTATATGAAAAGTATGGCTATGTAGTCAAGGACATCAAAAAGTATTACAGCTGATGCAACCCGCAATTACAGTAGCGTGAAAACCGCATTGAAGAACATTGCCATCAAGGCCGAAACATTCCTGACATAAGTGACGTAAAACCGCTATTGTTCGTTAGGGTATTATCCGTGGCAACCGAATAATTACTGCAGCCGGATGAATAAAGGAGTTTGAGTACAGTtagatacatatttacatactttcaTACGTAAGCGTTTGTAAGCCACAATTTTTTGAGGCTGCATGATCAGGTATAAAATAATTGCTGAGTGAAATGGAGTGAATCGAAGTAAGTGTCGGTAGGTATCTGGGGAGAGATTTGGGGTATGTTATATTTTGGTGCTAAGAGAAAAGCATACTAAAAGTTTGGTGGATATGTTAAACTTAAATATCAGCCTTTGACTTGAAGTTTTATACGTCAGAGTTGGAGAGTATATTTGATTAAGTTTATAGCAGGGAATTAAGatcattaataatattatataatagaacaaacggaaaaaagttaaaaaaaattgtgtttttcctTTGTAATCACTTACTTAGCATGGTGTGTAATCGATCCTTCTCAGTTTCCTTAATGCtaatcacaaaattttgtagtaGAAATTTTACAGGTAAGAGTGTTAAGAGGACATTTTCAACGATCTCAAGTCTGTTATTTGACATCATTTGAGTTCAAAGCTTTCAGAAAAGTTCGAAAAGTTTAAAGTGCTATTTTACAGAAATTGGCCCGAAAGAAAGTAAAACTAAACGAAGGaacgaaattaaaataatacaaacgAGTGCGTCcgatatttctttaataaaaccTTTAAAGTTAGAATTGGTAAACTCAAAGTTCATATGTgattgtagtaaattttaatgattatgtaaataaaatggacTCTTTTGGATGCTATACAGAATAatctaatttttcaattttctagtCACAAGCCTCGCCTGGGATGGCTTTCAGTGTCTTAAGGGGTTATGCACAGCTAGAAAGCCGAAAAAAACGAATATTGCGGATATTTTACGGACAAAAGTTTTATAGTaagtttatttatacaaaacgAATTTGGATTTTTCAGTAGAATAAATTTTTGGACACCATTCGCTAGATTGTGGGACAGTTTCCACGTAAAGCATAAGTCTAACAGTGAGCATGCTAATGCGTCGTCTTTGAGAAGCCATCGCTTCGATTATAGTACTGCGCAGCGTATTCTCTCTACTGCCGGCCGGCAGTCTCTACTCAATGGAAGGAAAGCCAACAGTTTTCCGTTGATAAAAGTTGTACACATGTGATGCAATCTGCGTAATTTTTTGACATGCAAATCTAAACATTTTGTGAAGAGCTTCGGTAGGAAAAGTACGCAAACTTGATTCCAGTATCGATTCCTTTTCACTTAACTTTGAagcttttttattggcgtaggaCCCAAGGGAAATATTGGACACGGTGTTATCGACTTTCCTTTCATCGGCtacatttcttttaaattaggAAAAGAAGTGCTTCAATTCCTCATATTAGCTAACTCCAGCGGCAACGAGACACCACTAAGACAGTCTACACAGCATTTGCATTTGCTCCAATTTATGCATTTCTTGAAGCATATTCTTGCTAAGTTAGTTTctactttcatattttttcagcaAATACACTCGTCGATCTACTTACGCCAGTAGAAGATTGCAGAATTCAGCCGGGAAGTGGCTCCACTAAGCGCCGGactttttaaattgtatatttacCGGCACTTAAACGTGAGCAAGTTTATTCCACGAGCAGTCTACTTGAAATTAATAACTTCCAGAGCAGCGTAATGCATAAAAGTGTAGCAATAATGGAAGACAGAAGAAAGTAGGGGTGAAAGGGAatcgaaaacaaacaacaagcaACAGTTGCCGACAGCCAACTCAGCTATGCAAATTTGCGCAGTTTCTGCAAATAGCTCAGCCGTCGGACACTTGAAGGCACTGTTGAGCAACAAAGGCGAGTGGAATAGTTTATATGCAACAGacagcaactgcaacaacaacaaccacaacaacaagagcagTAATAatggcagcaacagcagcggcgGCACCAGCAGCTGTTGTTTCAATGCGCTCACAATGGGTATGCATATGAAAGTTGGAAGCGCACTaaaacattcacacacacaccaacaaataaaatcagaaaaagtgttaacttcggttgcaacgaagctataataccctttacaggcGCATATTTATGtcataataacatttttttaatgttatctTGATTACGAGCgatcagtttgaatggcagcgaTATACAATAGTAGTCCGATCGGactaattttttcgaagattattgCGATGCCTTGGCCAAAGCTCTTGAACAACCctggtcaaattaaaaagttttcccttCAAAAACTAgagtttgatcggtcaatttgtatggcagctatatgttttagtaCTCCGTTATCGGCGATTTCAACAAACAAGCGGCTTCTAAGTGAGTAAAGAAtgtgttcaaaatttcaaatcgatatctgaaaaactgCGAGATTCATTCGCATATATAAACACGAACATGGCCAAATCAGATATTTTTAGTATgacaaacatcgtggcaaactgcatatatcctgttcagggtataaaacatacataaatgcaaaagCATTGCCAACAACTCGCAAGCAATATCGCGTTGCACACAATTCGATCACTGTGCAACTGactgcaataaaaaaatgcacTTGTGCCAGTGCTGTGGGGGGGAGCAAATGTGGTGTGCAACATTGTCGGTGTTTTATTCAAAACTTCACTCGCCTGCGCTTCGATTGAATATTGCCGGAGTTTGCTGTAGTTAAATGTTTACACGcctttgtatatgtgtatatgtctttttatgtatgtatgtgtatgattgTGTGAGagtatttgtaaaattattgaCTACTCGCAAAGTTTAGTAGTCCGCACTTTCATATGGTCATTCACCGCAAGGTATCTGCTTGCAAAAAGCTCAAAATACATATGCCTTTGTTGCTTTATCGAAAACTTTTCCAATCAATGCGAACGAAATATGCAGAAAGAGCTAAgagagtaaaaaaataattgcgctGCTTTATTATTATGCTACTAACATGGTTCTTACTACATGAAATATGATTTACTTACAAGTAATTAATATGTTTTGACACGACATTGGCTTTTTTTTGACGCCACGCTGACGACGCGACATCGGAAAAAGTTTCTGTATCATTTTGTGGTCATCGACAAAATATGGATCTACTATTGCCAGAGGACAGGGAATAGTTAAAACAGTGAAAATGTTGTGAACTACATCAAATACATAGAGAAGAGCAGAATAATCATTGAGTTTTACTATAAtgatttgaaaaacaattttatcaaGCGACgaaaaagtaagtaaaaatctatttaaaactaaagaaacTTTGGAATGTGGTTGAGCTTTTTTGGTAGAACGTTGCTCTCTAGTTGGCCGATATATCACTTCTTTTTAAACGTGTTTGATTGTAGGAAATTACCAAGGCATTAGCCAATGGCTTTGGATATTCGcaaagtttagaaatatatcTCATTCTGCTTACTCTATCCCCatctttaccataggaatatcaAGATCTGCGAatgttttcattacgcatgtaccttGGTGAAcccgtgattgttctaagcaatTTAGATTGGAAATTACGTATTATATCAATGTGGGTTGCACAGGTAGTACCCCACAGTTAAATGCCATCCATCCAAATCGGTTTTATGATTGCATTGGATAACAGGACTTTGTTGTGTAGGCTAAGCttcgaatttttgtttaaaacccAATTTAAATTGACTGCTCTTagcttcatgcaagttattttactcgaTATATGTTTTTGCCACGTGAGCTTTTGATCCAGGTGAAtcccaagataagttactttaTTAGCTTGGGGTACTAAGTCATTGCTAATTTTAGCTGTCCTACGCGTTTCTGAtcttagcgagaatgtaacATGATTGCCTTTTTcctcattaatatttatacgccagttggctagccattcttcgacaaaagtTAAGAGCTGCGGGCAATTGTTACGGCTTACTGGAGTTGTGTCAACGACGAAAGTGGATGTCAATACGTTAGTAgttcttgaattattttctatatatgtatattatgtacagAGTTGTGCCTAGTACGGTACAATGAGACACACCAGCACTTATTGCTCGTTCTTCTGATATGAAGTCTGCTACTTTAACTGAAATTTCTTGTTTCTTAAATATTACTCCAAAGTTTTATGCAATCCTTAAGGTAAAGCGTTCTTGATTTCGCGACACCTTGGAGGTATTGGGCAAAGTTAGtaacttaaagttgttctttgggcatttaggttgaaataccttttctaggtgatttgcaaagcaattgcCTTTTCCTCAAACTACGATCTTATTATTATTGCGGCAAATGTTAGCGCTGGACCAGTGCTGCAGTAAAAGATTAAATTGTTTCTTTTTCCTGTATAGTGCCCGCACTGATATTGCCTCTTCCACTTTTCTGCTTTTCAAATGTGTTAAAGTAAATCATATTTAGCAAATCAGTCTATAAAACCCCGTTAATCACCACTCTTATCGCACAGctttattactttaaaattaatatacttgTAGATACTTATTTTCTTCCCCTCTAAACTAAACTCACAATAGTTTCCACATCCGTGGTCTCCAAGATCTTGtactattttttgaaaacagtcCATACTGATCCCACTTTGACCTCCAAACTGCTAAGAATTGCCGTTGATACGATTTACTATACGTAAAGATGAACAAATTCCCACAGTTCTGTTCGTGTTGAATCTTATGCCGATCTAACATAGTAACAGTACTTGTAACAGTGTTAGAGCTGGGTTAGTACCCCACTGCGAGTAGCGAAATATTGATCCAAATGTTGGGCCATTGTGGATCAGTATTTAAAGAGATCACTGTGTACAAGGCATGTCAAATTTTCCTTCGATATTCACCAATAAAGCCAAAAAAAAGCCCATGACTTATTCTTTGCAGCTTTTTGTATTCACAGCCCAAGTTTTTTTGTGTtgcaaaaagtttaattaagtTTAAGTAACAACAATATATGGTTGCAAACCATGATCACCAGAAAGGATAATAGTATTTTCCAAGCATTATATCACCAAGGTCACACCAGTAGTCTCTGCTGTTCCATTAAATTCCCGAAGTGTATTTGTTCTTGACCCGCAAATCGCACCACAAGTGTGCGTAAAGGACAGGTAAAAAACAAACGAGTTCGAAAGCTAGAGAAGATGACCTTGCGATGACTTTTGTGAGAGCTATACGATCAATGGCACCAAAAAATAGTGCTCCTTTTGGCCTCTACTATACGACAGACAAGGTCATTTAAACGGTCACCTTAACAAAGTTAACACAGTGAACAGGTAAAAACTAACCTGGCTTGAGAGCCGACTGTACTGAGGACTTACAAGCTTGCTTTTAAATTAAAcccaagaaattaattaaaatatgccaATCGTTCTTTAGAAACTACGCAACTAGGCtatacattaaattaaattagattaaaaataaaaatttcaaaatatcagCCAATGTTTTTCGAACATCTGCTCTAAACAAATATAAGCTCCTAAATATAAGTTTTAtcatgcaaatattatttttaccaaGTCTGCTTAAGCCAACAACGTGGCATTAAGTACTATACATTACTCTATAACCGCTAACATCAGTTGCCTTGAACCGATACCACACGTTAAATCCCTCTGACCCTTCACTACGGAAATCTAAGCGTCATTCGCCTACCTGCTTGTCCCTCACAACCAACAAAAGAAAGGTTAGTAAGTAATCTGATATCTATTCTAGTGTCGCTCATTTACCTGTGATGGCCTTTTTGAACTTCTCTATAGTTATTATTTGTAAGGTCTATGTTAGAACTTGTATTTGCTATTGTTTTCAAACTCCATTGTTCTGGCGATACTAAACTTAAAgactttttgacatttttttaagtCGATTATGTCGGTTATAATCCCTTctcatgaccttgattttttcGCCACACTTTGGCATTAGTTTTACCAAGTCAAACTCCTTCCACCACTGAACGGCTTTAGAGTATAAAAACGAAACATTTCAAAGCAAAAGTCATCAGTCACCTTTTGGCTTCCACACAGAACATCACTCGAGAACTTAACTTATCTCATATACACGCAGCACTCTAAAGAGTTATCCACAATGGCCCAACATTTTGAATCAAGCTTCTCAATTCGTAATTTGTTAGGGAACAATGACATAACCAACCCAGCGCCGACACCACCGCGATCTGATAAATCAATGTCACCGAACAATTCGATGTCGTCTAACGAAGAAAACTGTGGTAGTCGACCCAACTATACATATAGTGCTTTGGTGACCATGGCGATTCGCAGCAGTCCTGACGGCAAGCTTACTTTGAATGCTATACAGAACTGGATTAGTGAGAACTTCCCTTACTACCGGAAAGATGAGCAGAACTGGCAGAATCAGATAAGACAGACACTGAGCATGAACTCATGCTTTTGCAAAATTCCACGAGCTATGAATGATCCTGGGCGTGGAAATTATTGGGCTCTTAGTCCAGAAGTGGAAACACTTCAAGCCCAGCAGCCGGTTGTTGGCAGTAGGACAGTGCCTGAAGCGATGGTGAATGGTGTACCGCATCCTCACGTTCCAAACGCGGTTTACTTCCCCACACCGCACGAGGTACAGGGAGCCCATCAGGCCATGTTGGCTCAGGCGGTACAGGAACAGCATGCCTGGTACCAATATCACCTGCAACAATCGCAACATCTAGAGCAGCAACTAACAGTTCTGCGGCAACAGCAGATGCAACAGCATTATGAGGAAGTCTATCAAAAGTTCGCTTTCcaccaacaacaaattgcaTTTTTAGCGGCTCAGCAAATATCAgcttaagtaatattttatgcCATCGATCCTTGTTGCGcagattttgtgattttgtttattgttttcatatattttatttaataagaaataggTATAGTGTacaaagtatttatataaatattgtatatagtatatatgtagtgttatctttttaataaaataaatctgattttgtataaaaattaaatatgtaacaCGGAAAGTTAATCATATTTAGCTCAGTTCTCTGTGGTTTGTTTTTGGTGTTCTTCTGGTAAGCCTTCTAATTTTTCATCTTTCGTTTGAACATTTCGGGTTTTGAAAAATTGGATCGAGATGCTGGATTCAAAAGCCATTGTGTGTAATGGTGTAGAGAGCTGAGAGTATACCAGATAAACTAAATTCGCTTAAGAGGACGTCAAAATGTTCTAAAGTTTAGTATAGCCCGAACAATGGAGTTTGAAAACAGTAGCGCATACAAGTTCTAACATAGACcttacaaaaaattactttagaaaagtataaaaaggtCATCACAGGTAAATGAGCGACACTAGAATAGATATCAGATTACTTACTAACCTTTCTTTTGTTGGTGGTGAGTAACAAGCAGGTAGGCGAATGACGCTTAGATTTCCGTAGCGGAGGGTCAGATGGATTTAAGCGTGAGGTATACATAGGTTCAACGTAACTGAAATTAGCGGTAATCCTGTAATTTATAGTTCTTAGTGCTGCGTTCTTGGCTAAAACAGTTCAATAATTTAAAGCAGACATGATAAACGTAATATTTCAAGGACTAAGCTCTCATCTAAGAGCTGATGTTCGAAAAACACTGGCtgacaaatttttatgaaaaattaaacttaGTTTGAAGCATACTCCAGTTGCGTAATTTTAAAAGAAGGAGCGACAAGCTTTACTTAATTTAGTgggttaaattttcaaaaaagctaTAAAATCCTCAGTGTAGTTGGCTTTCGAATAGAATTAGTTTTTGCCtgtttatttgctatttttgttaaGATGGCCGCTGTAACGACATTGATGTCGTTCAGTAGAGGACAATAGAAGTTCGAAAGCAAAGagattataatttgtatttcagCAGCACTAATTTTCGGTAGCATCGATCGTTTACCTGTCGCAAAAGCCACGTCGTGTTCTATATAccctttttgtgtttttggcgCTCTTTTGTTTTTTACCTATTCTTTCCCCACACTTCTGGTGTTTTGCGGACTTAGAACAAAAGACGCTTCGAATTTTAAAGCAACCGAAAGGTCGCATCTATGAATACTGTGACCTTGATGATATAATTTTTGGTAACTACCTTAATCCTTACTGGTGAccttgattttattgaaaacttttttgcaaATACCTTTTCGGAGTAGATCTTTCAACTCACTTTGGCTACCGCGCAGTATGTCATTGGAGTCTTACATTTACTTcgtatatttttagatttttacatAATTGTGCTATACACGGTGGTCCAAATTTTGACACAGTCGTCATCTGATGAATCCATATCAACAAATTGTTCCATATGGCCCAACGAATGGGTCTATGGAAGTGGTCCCAGCTATACGTTTAATGCGTTAGGGTTTTAGTTCAGAGGTGGGGCAATGGGTTCTCAATATCCAGTTGGTGTTGACGATAGCACTTTCGGTTAGTAAGAGCGTATCGGAACCTGAATTGTCAGATGCATTTAGAAAACGGCAGAGACcccaagaaatatttttaaatgatccTGGTGGTCAGCAGAGTCGATTAaatcatgtccgtctgtccatcTATTTTTATATACGGAAACGAGTGCTTTGATTTTTCAGAGACAAATGACCAATTATGCACCCTATGTTTCTACCCAAAACTACCATAAAAGCtaataaatcaaaatcaagtttttgtattcaaaactttttgatttgacaaactatcttcacgaaattttaaaagaacTTAGTTCTAATTATGGAGCGCTAGAATATCCAAACATTTAGCATAGATCAAATCTTAACTTCTGCACCTTGTTACGCTGTAAGAAATGAATCTGTGAATTGTATTATGGCTTCAGTGCGGCCACGGTCAACGCgcatatgttattttttataatttctttaaataattcataaatgaaattttcaggatttttttgcaatttagtAAGAAATGAATAGCTAatgaataaaactgtataaatgtGCAACAGTTCTGCATTTTCTGTGTGAAAAAGTTTCGCAATTCCATTCCATTTATAATCTTGCGCACAACCtgcaaaatgtatgaaaaatatacaaaggtCGGAAAGATATATTAAAGCATAAATTGCGCTAATTATGAAGCATTCTTCATTTACTTTGCAGCTTGTTGCattcttttaagaaaaaacttcCAATTACATTACAGCATGCTCCCCTCCACAACCTGCAAATGCATTTAACTCACACCACTCACATATCCACGAACAAGCCAACACATATACAAAAGTGTGCGTGAATGCCGTTGCCACAAAATCCTCTTCGAGTTAAGCCAACCTTCGCCTTCAACGGTTTTGCTGTTTCGCCGTTCGCACGCTTTTCTGCCACATTTGTTGCTGCATTTGTTTTCGCTGTGACCGCAAAACACGCATTCATTTGCATGCATgcgcgtatgtatatatgtgtgtgtgcatgtaaatgCGAGCGAGTATTTTcgtagtattttttatttcccaGCCATATGCTTGCCGTTGACGCCGCTCAGCATTCACCGTTAACCGCTTTCTGCGCTGCCACACACTCTCCGGAATGTGGAGTGCGTTGTCGTGCGCCTGAATGTATGCTTCCATGCGGAAGTCTTTCCACTTCCAAGTGTGCATGCATAAATGAATAAGTTTACTAGTGTTTGTTTGCCCGGTAATGTGCCATTTTTATATGCGAACGCTTTGCTCTCGTTCTTACCCGCCGCCGCGTGTTGCCTTGCCGCGCTGCGTTGGCCTTTTTTTGCCGCTTTCGCATGACAACTGCCGTTTTAATATGCGCGCCGCTCCATTTTTCAGCCGCCAGTCGGTTTGTTTTCCTTGCTTTCCATTTCTTTGCATTGGTGCTGCTGtgcatatatgtttttatgtgcgtgtgtgtgtgcttgtgttcgCGTTCGTGGCATTTCCTTGACTTGGCTCAACTTACAACAAACAGCGGCTCTGCTTTGCCGTTTTATACTCGCCCACGCATTTATTTGCGCTCGTATGTGTagctgtttgcttttgtttttgtgattgtATTACatgccgcacacacacatggcGCACATGGTGACATTCCCTTTTAAGTCTATTGACACAATGTTAAATGgctataaatttgttgttgccgtATT
This genomic stretch from Bactrocera dorsalis isolate Fly_Bdor chromosome 5, ASM2337382v1, whole genome shotgun sequence harbors:
- the LOC125778703 gene encoding forkhead box protein D1-like; the protein is MAQHLESSFAIRNLLANDDGTNPTLTPPPSDISMSPNESMSSNEGNCGNRPNHTYSALVTMAIRSSPEGKLTLSAIQNWISENYPYYRKDEQGWQNQIRQTLSTNSHFLKVPRPLGDPGRGNYWTVSPEVAAGGIAGNESAFGPLLTGVPHPQLPNAVYFPTPQEIDATQRAMHEQQVWQFHQQQAHVLQQQLLQLQQQQQLYDETYRQLIFHQQQMAFLRGQQIPT
- the LOC105223414 gene encoding forkhead box protein D1-like, with protein sequence MAQHFESSFSIRNLLGNNDITNPAPTPPRSDKSMSPNNSMSSNEENCGSRPNYTYSALVTMAIRSSPDGKLTLNAIQNWISENFPYYRKDEQNWQNQIRQTLSMNSCFCKIPRAMNDPGRGNYWALSPEVETLQAQQPVVGSRTVPEAMVNGVPHPHVPNAVYFPTPHEVQGAHQAMLAQAVQEQHAWYQYHLQQSQHLEQQLTVLRQQQMQQHYEEVYQKFAFHQQQIAFLAAQQISA